One Desulfobulbus oligotrophicus DNA segment encodes these proteins:
- a CDS encoding RloB family protein — translation MPPKRRRFQRPLGERRYRKLFVIAVEGVKTEPQYFNIFNDQQSVIRVNCLKGSHDSSPPQVLKRMEDHLRQEELRSSDEAWLVVDKDQWTDEQLDQLHAWARARDNYGFALSNPKFEYWLLLHFEDGTGIASSRDCSDRLKRHLPGYDKGIDARKITRDRIDEAIRRARLRDNPPCADWPRALGGTTVYKLVENILQV, via the coding sequence ATGCCACCGAAGAGACGCAGATTCCAGAGACCCCTCGGCGAGCGTCGCTACCGCAAACTGTTCGTGATCGCGGTGGAAGGCGTGAAGACCGAGCCGCAGTATTTCAACATCTTCAATGACCAACAGTCGGTGATCCGGGTGAACTGCCTCAAAGGCAGTCATGATAGTTCTCCTCCGCAGGTGCTGAAGCGGATGGAGGACCATCTCCGGCAGGAGGAACTGAGATCCTCCGACGAAGCCTGGCTCGTGGTGGACAAGGATCAGTGGACCGACGAACAGTTGGACCAACTTCATGCCTGGGCTCGGGCACGCGACAATTACGGCTTCGCCCTCAGCAACCCCAAGTTCGAATACTGGTTGCTGCTTCATTTCGAGGACGGCACCGGCATCGCATCGTCACGGGATTGCAGCGACCGGCTTAAGCGGCATCTTCCCGGTTACGACAAGGGGATCGACGCACGCAAGATCACCCGCGACCGAATCGATGAGGCCATCCGCCGCGCCAGGCTGCGCGACAATCCTCCCTGTGCCGACTGGCCACGAGCCCTTGGCGGCACCACGGTTTACAAGCTGGTCGAAAACATTCTCCAGGTCTGA